A stretch of DNA from Malus sylvestris chromosome 9, drMalSylv7.2, whole genome shotgun sequence:
CTCAGTTGCCTTAGCAAAACCAAAATGTTCCACATATTATTTCTTTGGCTGAGAGGGGTAAGACGGGTTGGGGGTCCTGCTTGATTAGCATGtttaaaaggaaaattttgCAATCATGCAAAGGCTTCTTAAAGAGGCCCACCTTAACTCGGGCAGAAGGTGTCCGAAAAGAGACTCTCATCAAGAGATCAAGGGCTGATGGTGGCACTATGTGCTCCCCCTTTCTGACAGCACCATTTAATAGAATAGGACGGGCTTTCGGGTAAGACAAAATTCTGACATCACACAGAAAAAGGAACAGAATTAGTCATGGTAGATAGGTCTATGCCACAAGGAAGCCAGACATGCGTACATATGCATGGTGAAGAAGGTAGAACTCATGATAATCTAAATGGCGTCATACCTTTCCACAGACTGCAAAATTAAGTCTCTACACAGTGGATTACTACTTGACTTGCTACTCAATATAGGCAAGAGAAATTGTACCCACAAGTACAACCCAACAACCAGATCTCCTAGAGAAGCCTGCATAATAAATGTTTTCCCTAGTAAAAAATCCATATTTTAGAAAAGAACAAACCATGGTTTTAAGAAGTTTAAATACAATGCCTTACCTGTGCAACCAACCAAACTGTGATTGGAAGCTTATCTTGGCCTTCATATTTCGGACTTCCTCTCATTACAGGAAGTAAACTAATCAGTACTTCAGGTCTTCGTCGCAATACCATTGCTAAAACCACAAATATGGCAACCTGCAACCCCAAGGTTACATCTAATAACTAACTCGGTTTAAGCACATAATCTAAACTGTTATGATAAAGAGAATGCTGACCAATTTAatggaaggaaaaagaaaaaggcaaggATGTGGAAAGGCTTGTTACTTTAGAAGTTATTTAACTGTTGCGTACATAACTCGGTAATCAATAGTTTTGAACTGGAACCCCCATATTCCGAtgctattttaaaaacactGTTGTCTTACTATTGCTGTTTAAAGCTTAGGGTAGCCAGATCCAATGTTACATAATACAATTTCAACACTGAAAGATGAGCCAGCCTTCAAACATTTTAGAGCAAAGAAAGAATCACATCAAATGCATATACTGTTAAAGACGCAAAATTCTTTCCCAAAAGACAAAGCATAAGACATCCCCAAGGGTAATGAACTGccaaatgattaaaaaaatcaacatCTCAAGCATCTCCCGGATGGTAGACTAGGAAAACATGCGGCCAATCTTGGCATCAGATCACGTATGCAACAAACTTGAATGAGCCATGGAACTGCTATTATATGATATCTAAAGGTTCATTAATACTAGCATACAGAAGCATCCTCTATAATGCAGCCACTGAAGAAGGAACATATTTGAAatggaaggaaaaaaataaagaaagcaaagataaacaataATTACAGATAGTAGTAGCAAATGCAAATAAAATCATTTTAAGAAACAAGGGGTTATAAAGAGCGCAAACACCACACCACCAAAGTGCTTCGTGATACATACAGTTACATAAAATTCTACAAGATATTTACTTGACACGATATTCCGGTGCAGTTTTACAAATGTAGATGCAGTATATCTCTCAAATATATGGATTGAAAGATTTAGAGTAAATCTGGTCCTATAGATCTCAAGGCAAAAGCATGGCCAAAACACTGTTTTTGCTCATATTATTACTCCAATTTCGGAAGAAGATGCAGCATTAGTAGTTAGATAATCTACCTTCTACAATTTGTCACAGACAATGGAATGCACAAAAGAGTTCAGCACTACGTGACACTTTAAATGGGGAATCTGATACATGCAGCAACTGAAATTTACCTGAGACTTTGAAGATGCTTGCTGGACCGCCTTTTTGGATCCCTTGGCTACTCCTTGATGAGTTGCAAGGTCAGCAAGAATGCTGTCCAACGACCATAGCACAAACGATCCAAGCGCTTCAATAGAGCGCTGGCCGATCCATTCAACTGATATCTTGTAAACATCATCAGATACATGCGAAAGGGGGATCTGCTTTGACAATGAACATAATCATAAGATATTAGGAGACCCgttgaaacatatatataaatttcacaacttgaaaacacaaataaAGGGGTTTAAAATCAGCAGAGTATGATTCGAAACAATCCCATTCTATCGAAAACCCGCATGCATGTACAATTCAATACACCGGATAAGCAGATAAACACGACGAAATTATCAAAAGCTCTTTTCTTTTCCCACAATTCCTAAAAAGTCTGatgctttttttcttcttttcgttTTGTTTAATAAAAAGATTCAAAGTCGAAAGCAGAAATACGTGTAAGAAAAAACTCACATCAACCAGCTTTGCCACAGAGGATTCCTTGAACGTCTTCAACCACGGAAATTGAGCCGGACTGACCGCCGCAAATGCTCGACCGAAATAATCCGCCAAACGCATAAGCTGTATGTCCTGCTGCGTCTCATTATACGAAGCCTATCCAACCCAACACCCATAACCAAACATCAGAAAACAGAATTGAATCCCAATTTTACAGATTTGACAACAAACAGAAGCGATTAGCATCTCTCACAGTTATATCAGCCAGAAAGGCGCCGAGATCACCGGCGTCCATCTTCGACGCTGCCTCCGCCACCGTCACCTTCGGCTTCTTCGGCTTCTTCTGCTTCACCTTCTTCACCTCGCCGTTTTCGACGGCCGCCCCGGCCACCTCACCATCGCTATCACCCTCATCGTCGTCATCGGAAGTCCGCTTCGATGCGCCGGGTGCGACGTCCCCGGAAACGGCTGCGGCCTGGGCCTCGAGAACTCTCCGACGGCGCTCCTCGGAATGCAGCTCGATCGGCCGGAACACGTCGGAGGCGGAGGATACGACACCGTCGTGGAGATCGCCGTTGGAGTCCGCCGGAAGCGCCTTGGAGGAGGATTTCCGGTTTCGCTTCGA
This window harbors:
- the LOC126582811 gene encoding uncharacterized protein LOC126582811, encoding MDESSSALIEAILREQEEEEAQRYGRKLTQNSDAYAWQTVSYSKRNRKSSSKALPADSNGDLHDGVVSSASDVFRPIELHSEERRRRVLEAQAAAVSGDVAPGASKRTSDDDDEGDSDGEVAGAAVENGEVKKVKQKKPKKPKVTVAEAASKMDAGDLGAFLADITASYNETQQDIQLMRLADYFGRAFAAVSPAQFPWLKTFKESSVAKLVDIPLSHVSDDVYKISVEWIGQRSIEALGSFVLWSLDSILADLATHQGVAKGSKKAVQQASSKSQVAIFVVLAMVLRRRPEVLISLLPVMRGSPKYEGQDKLPITVWLVAQASLGDLVVGLYLWVQFLLPILSSKSSSNPLCRDLILQSVERILSYPKARPILLNGAVRKGEHIVPPSALDLLMRVSFRTPSARVKATERFEAVYPTLKEIALAGSPGSKTMRQVTQQILKNSVKAVNEGIPDLSKEASGLFIWCLTQNPECYRQWDILYLDNLDASVVLLKKISDEWKEHSVKHASLDPLRETLKSFREKNDKALAAGDDVARHSLLKDADKYCKQILGRLSQGHGCMKSMVLVSVALAVGAAVMSQNIQPGDIKKFVAMFNLPPTL